From one Pontibacillus sp. HMF3514 genomic stretch:
- a CDS encoding STAS domain-containing protein, with translation MEQNQKLYDFITNHAEEITDEWLRKVQDGRETKYSREAREHVEQEALDQYKDITYAIANIFISKKVNPTDEIQDWAQNISEKRVADQTPIHETLQSFKTYRMVLWNRMKEFFKDAPVDLDHFLRWTELLQEAYDYMVLNFTEHYYKTNIKQLHAQEQLINELSSPVIPITNEEAILPLIGDLDRKRISNIQSTTLERCSQHSYERIYLDMSGVESIDTIVAHHLFQLIQSLELLGVKSVICGMNPKVAQVAIQLGIDFTQIPIKSTLSHALDEMGSKQVQN, from the coding sequence TTGGAACAAAATCAAAAATTATACGATTTCATAACAAATCATGCGGAAGAAATTACAGACGAATGGTTACGAAAAGTTCAAGACGGACGTGAAACAAAGTATTCGAGAGAAGCACGTGAACACGTTGAACAAGAAGCGTTAGACCAATACAAAGATATTACGTACGCCATCGCGAACATTTTTATATCTAAGAAAGTGAACCCAACCGACGAAATTCAAGATTGGGCACAAAATATTTCAGAAAAACGCGTTGCTGATCAAACCCCAATTCATGAAACGCTCCAAAGCTTCAAAACATACCGAATGGTTCTTTGGAACAGAATGAAAGAGTTTTTTAAAGATGCACCAGTTGATTTAGACCATTTTTTACGTTGGACAGAGCTTCTTCAAGAAGCCTATGATTACATGGTACTTAATTTCACTGAACATTACTATAAGACAAACATCAAGCAATTACATGCTCAAGAGCAGCTCATTAATGAACTGAGCTCTCCAGTCATACCGATTACGAATGAAGAAGCAATCCTCCCTTTAATTGGTGATTTAGATAGAAAAAGAATCTCTAATATACAATCAACGACTTTAGAACGTTGCAGTCAACATTCATATGAGAGAATTTACTTAGACATGTCAGGTGTAGAAAGTATCGATACCATTGTAGCGCACCATCTATTTCAACTAATTCAATCGCTAGAACTACTAGGGGTCAAATCCGTTATTTGTGGAATGAATCCTAAAGTAGCTCAAGTGGCTATTCAACTAGGAATCGACTTCACTCAAATCCCGATTAAAAGCACGCTCTCTCATGCACTTGATGAGATGGGATCCAAACAAGTTCAAAATTGA
- a CDS encoding alpha/beta fold hydrolase, which yields MIVEMKDGVSLHVTRKGKGIPCLYLHGGPGYWSYSFEHYAGPHLEGQLEMIYLDQRGCGRSDYAPCQDYSLDRLILDLEDVRRRLEIDEWLVMGHSFGGTLAVHYAYRFPERVKGLLLSNCTVHLVDSLAHQIQKGAELLGEDIQIPQSTEGILQTFSRVAGQLRNEGKYDTLQFVDAQKGTHQLETVDRKLGGDPAFQRAVLSKKEFLIDFSCYTKYIDAPTLVMSGREDHVVGPEHYRRFQFPNQTVEILDDKHHPYIENQKVFRKAVSSFLKQIPTETIEV from the coding sequence ATGATCGTGGAAATGAAAGATGGTGTTTCACTACATGTTACTAGAAAAGGCAAGGGGATTCCTTGTTTATATTTACATGGTGGTCCAGGGTATTGGAGTTATTCTTTTGAGCATTATGCAGGACCTCATTTAGAGGGACAATTAGAAATGATTTACCTTGATCAACGTGGATGTGGACGATCAGATTATGCACCTTGTCAAGATTACTCTTTAGATCGATTGATTTTAGATTTAGAAGATGTTCGACGTAGGTTAGAAATTGATGAATGGCTTGTGATGGGCCATTCATTCGGAGGCACGTTGGCTGTACATTATGCTTATCGTTTTCCTGAACGAGTGAAAGGGTTATTGTTATCTAACTGTACAGTTCATTTGGTGGATTCGTTAGCACACCAAATCCAAAAAGGGGCAGAACTTCTGGGAGAAGATATACAAATCCCTCAAAGCACTGAAGGAATATTACAAACCTTTTCACGTGTAGCTGGGCAACTAAGAAATGAGGGAAAATACGATACATTACAGTTCGTGGATGCTCAAAAAGGTACACATCAACTAGAAACGGTTGATAGGAAATTAGGAGGGGACCCAGCCTTTCAAAGGGCAGTCCTATCTAAGAAGGAATTTTTAATAGATTTCTCCTGTTACACGAAATATATAGATGCACCAACACTTGTAATGAGTGGGAGAGAGGACCATGTAGTTGGACCTGAGCACTATCGCCGATTTCAGTTTCCGAATCAGACTGTTGAGATTCTGGATGATAAACATCATCCCTACATAGAAAATCAAAAAGTTTTCCGTAAAGCAGTAAGCTCCTTTCTAAAACAAATCCCTACTGAGACTATAGAAGTATAA
- a CDS encoding GNAT family N-acetyltransferase, which produces MIRKLTEMDHEQTMKLLNEAPAENLFILGDIEAFGYEQDFQTLWGDFDEKGLLRAVMLKYRKNFIPYAPGSFDAQGFAEIINSSTNFKELSGLDRVSSQVQPYIKYDLKKKRKLYYAKCDNNKKLESPSLHTNVKLASVQDIDQIIQLHSQIDEFVTNESHEEMRRNMETGITRTYYMDDNGTMMSAASTAAENSKSAMVVGVCTLNDYKRKGYASQCMSKLCYDVLSEGKELCLFYDNPDAGKIYNRLGFKEIDYWTMFLY; this is translated from the coding sequence ATGATTCGGAAATTAACTGAAATGGACCACGAGCAAACAATGAAACTACTAAACGAAGCACCTGCCGAGAATTTATTTATTCTTGGAGATATTGAAGCTTTTGGATATGAGCAGGACTTCCAAACCTTATGGGGAGACTTTGATGAAAAAGGTTTATTGAGAGCAGTAATGCTAAAATATCGAAAAAACTTTATTCCATATGCTCCAGGGTCATTTGATGCTCAAGGTTTTGCAGAAATCATTAACAGCAGTACAAATTTCAAAGAACTATCTGGATTAGATCGAGTTTCTTCACAAGTTCAACCTTACATTAAATATGACTTAAAAAAGAAAAGGAAGCTATACTATGCTAAATGTGATAATAACAAAAAACTCGAATCACCTTCCCTTCATACGAACGTAAAACTAGCAAGTGTACAGGATATTGATCAAATCATTCAGCTACATAGTCAAATTGATGAGTTTGTTACAAATGAATCCCACGAGGAAATGCGACGCAATATGGAAACAGGGATCACACGAACTTATTATATGGACGACAATGGCACGATGATGTCCGCCGCATCCACTGCTGCTGAAAATTCAAAATCTGCCATGGTCGTTGGTGTGTGTACATTAAATGATTACAAACGAAAAGGCTATGCTTCTCAATGTATGTCTAAACTATGCTACGACGTTTTATCAGAAGGAAAAGAACTATGCCTCTTTTACGATAACCCTGATGCAGGAAAGATCTATAATCGTCTTGGATTTAAAGAGATTGATTATTGGACGATGTTTTTATACTAG